The proteins below are encoded in one region of Oncorhynchus tshawytscha isolate Ot180627B linkage group LG04, Otsh_v2.0, whole genome shotgun sequence:
- the LOC112249099 gene encoding proteoglycan 4: MGGKLSKRKKGYDVSDPKDKKEEITVAAVSAVEAVTHVVESKAPAPVAELAAKTAPKVSAAVEGAVESTVVAITEATEEALSAIEAVAKGATAEPAAVPDEPVAAPAEPAPAAEEPVASEEPATAPEDPAPAAAPEEPAAPEKPGAAPEEPAPAAEEPVASREPAAAPEDPAPAAAPEEPAALEEPVAAREEPAAVAEEPATAPEELAAPEEPVAAPEEPAAAEEPAASLEEPAAAPEEPAAATDKTEAPEEPAALKEPAAAPKEPAVEEPVPEEPVPEEPATAPKEPAPEEPAAAQKQPAPEEPAAAPKEPAVEEPPSEEPAAAPKEPAPEEPEAAPKEPAPEEPVAASVELAAAPEKASEATEQATEVTAEITDTTEPEPAAPEPETETVTGKAPEPDAVVEAPVEAEAASPTPEEEPASVAEAVSESATEAAAEPEADSIPQPAAEELPLPVEESVAELESEAADAVTEAAEPDAADIAEPIPEIIISESAAPAAAEEASAEQEEAVLDNKEVVSSVEATAEPSAPEVNGECQEQAVEPAAVSAPEPQQKECVNGIDKPEDAVEVQSYCELKKNLNLPGDIQIPEAIGEAISQAVDLV, translated from the coding sequence ATGGGAGGCAAGCTGAGCAAGCGGAAGAAGGGGTACGATGTCAGCGACCCAAAGGACAAGAAGGAGGAGATTACTGTGGCTGCTGTGAGTGCCGTTGAGGCCGTGACCCATGTTGTGGAGAGCAAAGCACCAGCTCCGGTCGCTGAGTTGGCAGCGAAGACTGCTCCTAAGGTGTCTGCTGCGGTGGAGGGAGCAGTGGAGTCGACAGTGGTAGCCATCACAGAAGCGACAGAAGAGGCACTGTCAGCTATAGAGGCCGTGGCCAAGGGGGCCACCGCAGAGCCAGCGGCTGTACCAGATGAACCCGTGGCAGCACCGGCAGAACCAGCGCCAGCAGCAGAAGAACCAGTGGCTTCAGAAGAACCAGCCACAGCACCAGAGGACCCAGCACCAGCTGCAGCACCAGAAGAACCTGCAGCCCCAGAAAAGCCAGGGGCGGCACCGGAAGAACCTGCGCCAGCAGCAGAAGAACCGGTGGCTTCAAGAGAACCAGCTGCAGCACCAGAGGACCCAGCACCAGCTGCAGCACCAGAAGAACCTGCAGCCTTAGAAGAGCCAGTGGCAGCACGGGAAGAACCTGCAGCAGTAGCAGAGGAACCAGCCACAGCTCCAGAAGAGCTTGCAGCTCCAGAAGAGCCCGTGGCAGCACCGGAAGAACCTGCAGCAGCTGAGGAACCAGCAGCATCACTGGAGGAACCTGCGGCAGCACCAGAGGAACCTGCAGCAGCAACAGATAAAACAGAGGCACCGGAAGAACCAGCGGCACTAAAGGAACCAGCGGCTGCACCAAAAGAGCCTGCAGTGGAAGAGCCTGTACCAGAAGAGCCTGTACCAGAAGAGCCTGCAACAGCACCAAAAGAACCTGCACCAGAAGAGCCTGCAGCAGCCCAAAAACAACCTGCACCAGAAGAGCCTGCAGCAGCACCAAAAGAGCCTGCAGTGGAAGAGCCTCCATCAGAAGAGCCTGCGGCAGCACCGAAAGAGCCTGCACCAGAGGAGCCTGAGGCAGCACCAAAAGAGCCTGCACCAGAAGAGCCTGTGGCAGCCTCTGTGGAGCTAGCTGCAGCACCAGAAAAGGCTTCTGAGGCTACAGAACAAGCCACAGAGGTGACAGCAGAGATTACAGACACTACAGAACCAGAGCCTGCCGCTCCAGAGCCTGAAACAGAGACTGTTACAGGGAAGGCCCCAGAACCTGATGCTGTGGTCGAGGCACCAGTAGAGGCAGAAGCAGCTTCACCCACCCCGGAGGAGGAGCCTGCATCAGTTGCAGAAGCCGTGTCAGAGTCAGCCACAGAGGCAGCCGCAGAGCCAGAGGCAGATTCCATCCCACAACCAGCTGCTGAAGAGCTCCCCCTACCTGTAGAAGAATCCGTAGCAGAGCTTGAATCTGAAGCTGCTGATGCAGTAACTGAAGCAGCAGAGCCAGACGCTGCCGACATCGCAGAACCCATCCCGGAGATCATCATTTCAGAATCTGCTGCACCTGCTGCTGCAGAGGAGGCCAGCGCTGAGCAAGAGGAGGCTGTGCTGGACAACAAGGAAGTTGTTTCCTCAGTGGAGGCTACTGCTGAGCCTTCTGCCCCTGAGGTCAATGGGGAGTGTCAGGAGCAGGCGGTCGAGCCGGCTGCCGTGTCTGCCCCGGAGCCACAGCAAAAGGAATGTGTCAACGGCATTGACAAGCCAGAGGATGCCGTTGAGGTGCAAAGTTACTGCGAATTAAAAAAGAACTTGAACCTGCCCGGCGACATCCAGATTCCTGAGGCAATCGGTGAGGCAATAAGTCAGGCTGTAGACTTGGTCTGA